In the Drosophila takahashii strain IR98-3 E-12201 chromosome 3R, DtakHiC1v2, whole genome shotgun sequence genome, one interval contains:
- the CtBP gene encoding C-terminal-binding protein isoform X4: protein MDKNLMMPKRSRIDVKGSFANGPLQARPLVALLDGRDCSIEMPILKDVATVAFCDAQSTSEIHEKVLNEAVGALMWHTIILTKEDLEKFKALRIIVRIGSGTDNIDVKAAGELGIAVCNVPGYGVEEVADTTMCLILNLYRRTYWLANMVREGKKFTGPEQVREAAHGCARIRGDTLGLVGLGRIGSAVALRAKAFGFNVIFYDPYLPDGIDKSLGLTRVYTLQDLLFQSDCVSLHCTLNEHNHHLINEFTIKQMRPGAFLVNTARGGLVDDETLALALKQGRIRAAALDVHENEPYNGALKDAPNLICTPHAAFFSDASATELREMAATEIRRAIVGNIPDVLRNCVNKEYFMRTPPAAAAGGVAAAVYPEGLNGGYYTGALHHRAHSTTPHDGPHSTTNLGSTVVGGGPTTVAQAAAAAVAAAAAAAALLPSPVPPHLSPQVGGLPLGIPLSAPDPNNHLSSSIKTEVKAESTEAP, encoded by the exons ATGGACAAAAATCTGATGATGCCGAAGCGTTCGCGCATCGATGTCAAGGGCAGTTTTGCCAACGGACCGCTGCAAGCACGCCCATTGGTGGCCCTGCTCGATGGACGCGATTGCTCCATCGAGATGCCCATCCTGAAGGATGTGGCCACGGTGGCCTTTTGCGATGCACAGAGCACCTCCGAAATACACGAGAAG GTTCTCAACGAGGCAGTGGGAGCTCTGATGTGGCACACCATTATTTTGACAAAGGAGGATCTTGAGAAGTTCAAAGCTTTACGCATCATCGTGCGCATCGGCAGCGGCACAGACAACATCGACGTGAAGGCGGCGGGCGAACTGGGCATCGCAGTGTGCAATGTTCCCGGCTATGGAGTCGAGGAGGTGGCGGACACGACAATGTGCCTGATCCTCAACCTTTACCGGCGGACGTATTGGCTAGCGAACATGGTGCGCGAGGGCAAAAAGTTCACTGGACCCGAGCAAGTGCGGGAGGCAGCGCAT GGCTGTGCACGCATCCGCGGCGACACCTTGGGCCTGGTGGGACTGGGCCGCATCGGAAGCGCCGTGGCCCTGCGGGCAAAGGCGTTCGGCTTCAACGTCATCTTCTACGATCCCTACCTGCCCGACGGCATCGACAAGTCGCTGGGCCTCACTCGCGTCTACACGCTGCAGGACCTGCTTTTCCAGTCCGATTGCGTCTCACTGCATTGCACGCTCAATGAGCACAACCATCATTTAATCAATGAATTCACAATTAAACAG aTGCGACCTGGTGCATTTCTGGTGAACACCGCCCGCGGCGGTCTGGTTGATGACGAGACCCTGGCGTTGGCGCTGAAGCAGGGAAGGATAAGAGCTGCCGCCCTGGACGTTCACGAAAACGAACCTTACAAT GGCGCACTGAAGGATGCCCCCAATTTGATTTGCACACCGCACGCCGCCTTCTTCAGCGACGCGTCCGCCACGGAGCTGCGCGAAATGGCAGCCACCGAGATCCGGCGGGCGATCGTCGGCAATATTCCAGACGTGCTGAGGAACTGCGTCAACAAGGAGTACTTCATGCGCACGCCgcctgccgctgccgccgggGGCGTGGCGGCGGCTGTTTATCCCGAAG GATTAAATGGCGGCTATTATACAGGCGCACTGCATCACCGGGCACACAGCACCACGCCGCACGATGGCCCCCACAGTACAACCAACCTGGGCAGCACCGTAGTAGGAGGCGGTCCGACGACAGTCGCCCAAGCTGCCGCTGCAGCCGTGGCCGCTGcggcagccgccgccgccctcCTGCCGTCGCCGGTTCCGCCGCACTTGTCGCCCCAGGTCGGTGGATTGCCGCTTGGAATT CCCCTGAGTGCGCCCGACCCTAATAATCATCTGTCATCGAGCATAAAAACGGAGGTGAAGGCCGAGTCAACGGAGGCGCCGTAG
- the CtBP gene encoding C-terminal-binding protein isoform X8: MDKNLMMPKRSRIDVKGSFANGPLQARPLVALLDGRDCSIEMPILKDVATVAFCDAQSTSEIHEKVLNEAVGALMWHTIILTKEDLEKFKALRIIVRIGSGTDNIDVKAAGELGIAVCNVPGYGVEEVADTTMCLILNLYRRTYWLANMVREGKKFTGPEQVREAAHGCARIRGDTLGLVGLGRIGSAVALRAKAFGFNVIFYDPYLPDGIDKSLGLTRVYTLQDLLFQSDCVSLHCTLNEHNHHLINEFTIKQMRPGAFLVNTARGGLVDDETLALALKQGRIRAAALDVHENEPYNGALKDAPNLICTPHAAFFSDASATELREMAATEIRRAIVGNIPDVLRNCVNKEYFMRTPPAAAAGGVAAAVYPEAPECARP; encoded by the exons ATGGACAAAAATCTGATGATGCCGAAGCGTTCGCGCATCGATGTCAAGGGCAGTTTTGCCAACGGACCGCTGCAAGCACGCCCATTGGTGGCCCTGCTCGATGGACGCGATTGCTCCATCGAGATGCCCATCCTGAAGGATGTGGCCACGGTGGCCTTTTGCGATGCACAGAGCACCTCCGAAATACACGAGAAG GTTCTCAACGAGGCAGTGGGAGCTCTGATGTGGCACACCATTATTTTGACAAAGGAGGATCTTGAGAAGTTCAAAGCTTTACGCATCATCGTGCGCATCGGCAGCGGCACAGACAACATCGACGTGAAGGCGGCGGGCGAACTGGGCATCGCAGTGTGCAATGTTCCCGGCTATGGAGTCGAGGAGGTGGCGGACACGACAATGTGCCTGATCCTCAACCTTTACCGGCGGACGTATTGGCTAGCGAACATGGTGCGCGAGGGCAAAAAGTTCACTGGACCCGAGCAAGTGCGGGAGGCAGCGCAT GGCTGTGCACGCATCCGCGGCGACACCTTGGGCCTGGTGGGACTGGGCCGCATCGGAAGCGCCGTGGCCCTGCGGGCAAAGGCGTTCGGCTTCAACGTCATCTTCTACGATCCCTACCTGCCCGACGGCATCGACAAGTCGCTGGGCCTCACTCGCGTCTACACGCTGCAGGACCTGCTTTTCCAGTCCGATTGCGTCTCACTGCATTGCACGCTCAATGAGCACAACCATCATTTAATCAATGAATTCACAATTAAACAG aTGCGACCTGGTGCATTTCTGGTGAACACCGCCCGCGGCGGTCTGGTTGATGACGAGACCCTGGCGTTGGCGCTGAAGCAGGGAAGGATAAGAGCTGCCGCCCTGGACGTTCACGAAAACGAACCTTACAAT GGCGCACTGAAGGATGCCCCCAATTTGATTTGCACACCGCACGCCGCCTTCTTCAGCGACGCGTCCGCCACGGAGCTGCGCGAAATGGCAGCCACCGAGATCCGGCGGGCGATCGTCGGCAATATTCCAGACGTGCTGAGGAACTGCGTCAACAAGGAGTACTTCATGCGCACGCCgcctgccgctgccgccgggGGCGTGGCGGCGGCTGTTTATCCCGAAG CCCCTGAGTGCGCCCGACCCTAA
- the CtBP gene encoding C-terminal-binding protein isoform X2, producing the protein MDKNLMMPKRSRIDVKGSFANGPLQARPLVALLDGRDCSIEMPILKDVATVAFCDAQSTSEIHEKVLNEAVGALMWHTIILTKEDLEKFKALRIIVRIGSGTDNIDVKAAGELGIAVCNVPGYGVEEVADTTMCLILNLYRRTYWLANMVREGKKFTGPEQVREAAHGCARIRGDTLGLVGLGRIGSAVALRAKAFGFNVIFYDPYLPDGIDKSLGLTRVYTLQDLLFQSDCVSLHCTLNEHNHHLINEFTIKQMRPGAFLVNTARGGLVDDETLALALKQGRIRAAALDVHENEPYNGALKDAPNLICTPHAAFFSDASATELREMAATEIRRAIVGNIPDVLRNCVNKEYFMRTPPAAAAGGVAAAVYPEGLNGGYYTGALHHRAHSTTPHDGPHSTTNLGSTVVGGGPTTVAQAAAAAVAAAAAAAALLPSPVPPHLSPQVGGLPLGIVSSQSPLSAPDPNNHLSSSIKTEVKAESTEAP; encoded by the exons ATGGACAAAAATCTGATGATGCCGAAGCGTTCGCGCATCGATGTCAAGGGCAGTTTTGCCAACGGACCGCTGCAAGCACGCCCATTGGTGGCCCTGCTCGATGGACGCGATTGCTCCATCGAGATGCCCATCCTGAAGGATGTGGCCACGGTGGCCTTTTGCGATGCACAGAGCACCTCCGAAATACACGAGAAG GTTCTCAACGAGGCAGTGGGAGCTCTGATGTGGCACACCATTATTTTGACAAAGGAGGATCTTGAGAAGTTCAAAGCTTTACGCATCATCGTGCGCATCGGCAGCGGCACAGACAACATCGACGTGAAGGCGGCGGGCGAACTGGGCATCGCAGTGTGCAATGTTCCCGGCTATGGAGTCGAGGAGGTGGCGGACACGACAATGTGCCTGATCCTCAACCTTTACCGGCGGACGTATTGGCTAGCGAACATGGTGCGCGAGGGCAAAAAGTTCACTGGACCCGAGCAAGTGCGGGAGGCAGCGCAT GGCTGTGCACGCATCCGCGGCGACACCTTGGGCCTGGTGGGACTGGGCCGCATCGGAAGCGCCGTGGCCCTGCGGGCAAAGGCGTTCGGCTTCAACGTCATCTTCTACGATCCCTACCTGCCCGACGGCATCGACAAGTCGCTGGGCCTCACTCGCGTCTACACGCTGCAGGACCTGCTTTTCCAGTCCGATTGCGTCTCACTGCATTGCACGCTCAATGAGCACAACCATCATTTAATCAATGAATTCACAATTAAACAG aTGCGACCTGGTGCATTTCTGGTGAACACCGCCCGCGGCGGTCTGGTTGATGACGAGACCCTGGCGTTGGCGCTGAAGCAGGGAAGGATAAGAGCTGCCGCCCTGGACGTTCACGAAAACGAACCTTACAAT GGCGCACTGAAGGATGCCCCCAATTTGATTTGCACACCGCACGCCGCCTTCTTCAGCGACGCGTCCGCCACGGAGCTGCGCGAAATGGCAGCCACCGAGATCCGGCGGGCGATCGTCGGCAATATTCCAGACGTGCTGAGGAACTGCGTCAACAAGGAGTACTTCATGCGCACGCCgcctgccgctgccgccgggGGCGTGGCGGCGGCTGTTTATCCCGAAG GATTAAATGGCGGCTATTATACAGGCGCACTGCATCACCGGGCACACAGCACCACGCCGCACGATGGCCCCCACAGTACAACCAACCTGGGCAGCACCGTAGTAGGAGGCGGTCCGACGACAGTCGCCCAAGCTGCCGCTGCAGCCGTGGCCGCTGcggcagccgccgccgccctcCTGCCGTCGCCGGTTCCGCCGCACTTGTCGCCCCAGGTCGGTGGATTGCCGCTTGGAATTGTGAGTAGCCAATCG CCCCTGAGTGCGCCCGACCCTAATAATCATCTGTCATCGAGCATAAAAACGGAGGTGAAGGCCGAGTCAACGGAGGCGCCGTAG
- the CtBP gene encoding C-terminal-binding protein isoform X3 has product MDKNLMMPKRSRIDVKGSFANGPLQARPLVALLDGRDCSIEMPILKDVATVAFCDAQSTSEIHEKVLNEAVGALMWHTIILTKEDLEKFKALRIIVRIGSGTDNIDVKAAGELGIAVCNVPGYGVEEVADTTMCLILNLYRRTYWLANMVREGKKFTGPEQVREAAHGCARIRGDTLGLVGLGRIGSAVALRAKAFGFNVIFYDPYLPDGIDKSLGLTRVYTLQDLLFQSDCVSLHCTLNEHNHHLINEFTIKQMRPGAFLVNTARGGLVDDETLALALKQGRIRAAALDVHENEPYNVFQGALKDAPNLICTPHAAFFSDASATELREMAATEIRRAIVGNIPDVLRNCVNKEYFMRTPPAAAAGGVAAAVYPEGLNGGYYTGALHHRAHSTTPHDGPHSTTNLGSTVVGGGPTTVAQAAAAAVAAAAAAAALLPSPVPPHLSPQVGGLPLGIPLSAPDPNNHLSSSIKTEVKAESTEAP; this is encoded by the exons ATGGACAAAAATCTGATGATGCCGAAGCGTTCGCGCATCGATGTCAAGGGCAGTTTTGCCAACGGACCGCTGCAAGCACGCCCATTGGTGGCCCTGCTCGATGGACGCGATTGCTCCATCGAGATGCCCATCCTGAAGGATGTGGCCACGGTGGCCTTTTGCGATGCACAGAGCACCTCCGAAATACACGAGAAG GTTCTCAACGAGGCAGTGGGAGCTCTGATGTGGCACACCATTATTTTGACAAAGGAGGATCTTGAGAAGTTCAAAGCTTTACGCATCATCGTGCGCATCGGCAGCGGCACAGACAACATCGACGTGAAGGCGGCGGGCGAACTGGGCATCGCAGTGTGCAATGTTCCCGGCTATGGAGTCGAGGAGGTGGCGGACACGACAATGTGCCTGATCCTCAACCTTTACCGGCGGACGTATTGGCTAGCGAACATGGTGCGCGAGGGCAAAAAGTTCACTGGACCCGAGCAAGTGCGGGAGGCAGCGCAT GGCTGTGCACGCATCCGCGGCGACACCTTGGGCCTGGTGGGACTGGGCCGCATCGGAAGCGCCGTGGCCCTGCGGGCAAAGGCGTTCGGCTTCAACGTCATCTTCTACGATCCCTACCTGCCCGACGGCATCGACAAGTCGCTGGGCCTCACTCGCGTCTACACGCTGCAGGACCTGCTTTTCCAGTCCGATTGCGTCTCACTGCATTGCACGCTCAATGAGCACAACCATCATTTAATCAATGAATTCACAATTAAACAG aTGCGACCTGGTGCATTTCTGGTGAACACCGCCCGCGGCGGTCTGGTTGATGACGAGACCCTGGCGTTGGCGCTGAAGCAGGGAAGGATAAGAGCTGCCGCCCTGGACGTTCACGAAAACGAACCTTACAATGTATTTCAA GGCGCACTGAAGGATGCCCCCAATTTGATTTGCACACCGCACGCCGCCTTCTTCAGCGACGCGTCCGCCACGGAGCTGCGCGAAATGGCAGCCACCGAGATCCGGCGGGCGATCGTCGGCAATATTCCAGACGTGCTGAGGAACTGCGTCAACAAGGAGTACTTCATGCGCACGCCgcctgccgctgccgccgggGGCGTGGCGGCGGCTGTTTATCCCGAAG GATTAAATGGCGGCTATTATACAGGCGCACTGCATCACCGGGCACACAGCACCACGCCGCACGATGGCCCCCACAGTACAACCAACCTGGGCAGCACCGTAGTAGGAGGCGGTCCGACGACAGTCGCCCAAGCTGCCGCTGCAGCCGTGGCCGCTGcggcagccgccgccgccctcCTGCCGTCGCCGGTTCCGCCGCACTTGTCGCCCCAGGTCGGTGGATTGCCGCTTGGAATT CCCCTGAGTGCGCCCGACCCTAATAATCATCTGTCATCGAGCATAAAAACGGAGGTGAAGGCCGAGTCAACGGAGGCGCCGTAG
- the CtBP gene encoding C-terminal-binding protein isoform X6: MDKNLMMPKRSRIDVKGSFANGPLQARPLVALLDGRDCSIEMPILKDVATVAFCDAQSTSEIHEKVLNEAVGALMWHTIILTKEDLEKFKALRIIVRIGSGTDNIDVKAAGELGIAVCNVPGYGVEEVADTTMCLILNLYRRTYWLANMVREGKKFTGPEQVREAAHGCARIRGDTLGLVGLGRIGSAVALRAKAFGFNVIFYDPYLPDGIDKSLGLTRVYTLQDLLFQSDCVSLHCTLNEHNHHLINEFTIKQMRPGAFLVNTARGGLVDDETLALALKQGRIRAAALDVHENEPYNGALKDAPNLICTPHAAFFSDASATELREMAATEIRRAIVGNIPDVLRNCVNKEYFMRTPPAAAAGGVAAAVYPEGALHHRAHSTTPHDGPHSTTNLGSTVVGGGPTTVAQAAAAAVAAAAAAAALLPSPVPPHLSPQVGGLPLGIVSSQSPLSAPDPNNHLSSSIKTEVKAESTEAP; this comes from the exons ATGGACAAAAATCTGATGATGCCGAAGCGTTCGCGCATCGATGTCAAGGGCAGTTTTGCCAACGGACCGCTGCAAGCACGCCCATTGGTGGCCCTGCTCGATGGACGCGATTGCTCCATCGAGATGCCCATCCTGAAGGATGTGGCCACGGTGGCCTTTTGCGATGCACAGAGCACCTCCGAAATACACGAGAAG GTTCTCAACGAGGCAGTGGGAGCTCTGATGTGGCACACCATTATTTTGACAAAGGAGGATCTTGAGAAGTTCAAAGCTTTACGCATCATCGTGCGCATCGGCAGCGGCACAGACAACATCGACGTGAAGGCGGCGGGCGAACTGGGCATCGCAGTGTGCAATGTTCCCGGCTATGGAGTCGAGGAGGTGGCGGACACGACAATGTGCCTGATCCTCAACCTTTACCGGCGGACGTATTGGCTAGCGAACATGGTGCGCGAGGGCAAAAAGTTCACTGGACCCGAGCAAGTGCGGGAGGCAGCGCAT GGCTGTGCACGCATCCGCGGCGACACCTTGGGCCTGGTGGGACTGGGCCGCATCGGAAGCGCCGTGGCCCTGCGGGCAAAGGCGTTCGGCTTCAACGTCATCTTCTACGATCCCTACCTGCCCGACGGCATCGACAAGTCGCTGGGCCTCACTCGCGTCTACACGCTGCAGGACCTGCTTTTCCAGTCCGATTGCGTCTCACTGCATTGCACGCTCAATGAGCACAACCATCATTTAATCAATGAATTCACAATTAAACAG aTGCGACCTGGTGCATTTCTGGTGAACACCGCCCGCGGCGGTCTGGTTGATGACGAGACCCTGGCGTTGGCGCTGAAGCAGGGAAGGATAAGAGCTGCCGCCCTGGACGTTCACGAAAACGAACCTTACAAT GGCGCACTGAAGGATGCCCCCAATTTGATTTGCACACCGCACGCCGCCTTCTTCAGCGACGCGTCCGCCACGGAGCTGCGCGAAATGGCAGCCACCGAGATCCGGCGGGCGATCGTCGGCAATATTCCAGACGTGCTGAGGAACTGCGTCAACAAGGAGTACTTCATGCGCACGCCgcctgccgctgccgccgggGGCGTGGCGGCGGCTGTTTATCCCGAAG GCGCACTGCATCACCGGGCACACAGCACCACGCCGCACGATGGCCCCCACAGTACAACCAACCTGGGCAGCACCGTAGTAGGAGGCGGTCCGACGACAGTCGCCCAAGCTGCCGCTGCAGCCGTGGCCGCTGcggcagccgccgccgccctcCTGCCGTCGCCGGTTCCGCCGCACTTGTCGCCCCAGGTCGGTGGATTGCCGCTTGGAATTGTGAGTAGCCAATCG CCCCTGAGTGCGCCCGACCCTAATAATCATCTGTCATCGAGCATAAAAACGGAGGTGAAGGCCGAGTCAACGGAGGCGCCGTAG
- the CtBP gene encoding C-terminal-binding protein isoform X5: MDKNLMMPKRSRIDVKGSFANGPLQARPLVALLDGRDCSIEMPILKDVATVAFCDAQSTSEIHEKVLNEAVGALMWHTIILTKEDLEKFKALRIIVRIGSGTDNIDVKAAGELGIAVCNVPGYGVEEVADTTMCLILNLYRRTYWLANMVREGKKFTGPEQVREAAHGCARIRGDTLGLVGLGRIGSAVALRAKAFGFNVIFYDPYLPDGIDKSLGLTRVYTLQDLLFQSDCVSLHCTLNEHNHHLINEFTIKQMRPGAFLVNTARGGLVDDETLALALKQGRIRAAALDVHENEPYNVFQGALKDAPNLICTPHAAFFSDASATELREMAATEIRRAIVGNIPDVLRNCVNKEYFMRTPPAAAAGGVAAAVYPEGALHHRAHSTTPHDGPHSTTNLGSTVVGGGPTTVAQAAAAAVAAAAAAAALLPSPVPPHLSPQVGGLPLGIVSSQSPLSAPDPNNHLSSSIKTEVKAESTEAP; encoded by the exons ATGGACAAAAATCTGATGATGCCGAAGCGTTCGCGCATCGATGTCAAGGGCAGTTTTGCCAACGGACCGCTGCAAGCACGCCCATTGGTGGCCCTGCTCGATGGACGCGATTGCTCCATCGAGATGCCCATCCTGAAGGATGTGGCCACGGTGGCCTTTTGCGATGCACAGAGCACCTCCGAAATACACGAGAAG GTTCTCAACGAGGCAGTGGGAGCTCTGATGTGGCACACCATTATTTTGACAAAGGAGGATCTTGAGAAGTTCAAAGCTTTACGCATCATCGTGCGCATCGGCAGCGGCACAGACAACATCGACGTGAAGGCGGCGGGCGAACTGGGCATCGCAGTGTGCAATGTTCCCGGCTATGGAGTCGAGGAGGTGGCGGACACGACAATGTGCCTGATCCTCAACCTTTACCGGCGGACGTATTGGCTAGCGAACATGGTGCGCGAGGGCAAAAAGTTCACTGGACCCGAGCAAGTGCGGGAGGCAGCGCAT GGCTGTGCACGCATCCGCGGCGACACCTTGGGCCTGGTGGGACTGGGCCGCATCGGAAGCGCCGTGGCCCTGCGGGCAAAGGCGTTCGGCTTCAACGTCATCTTCTACGATCCCTACCTGCCCGACGGCATCGACAAGTCGCTGGGCCTCACTCGCGTCTACACGCTGCAGGACCTGCTTTTCCAGTCCGATTGCGTCTCACTGCATTGCACGCTCAATGAGCACAACCATCATTTAATCAATGAATTCACAATTAAACAG aTGCGACCTGGTGCATTTCTGGTGAACACCGCCCGCGGCGGTCTGGTTGATGACGAGACCCTGGCGTTGGCGCTGAAGCAGGGAAGGATAAGAGCTGCCGCCCTGGACGTTCACGAAAACGAACCTTACAATGTATTTCAA GGCGCACTGAAGGATGCCCCCAATTTGATTTGCACACCGCACGCCGCCTTCTTCAGCGACGCGTCCGCCACGGAGCTGCGCGAAATGGCAGCCACCGAGATCCGGCGGGCGATCGTCGGCAATATTCCAGACGTGCTGAGGAACTGCGTCAACAAGGAGTACTTCATGCGCACGCCgcctgccgctgccgccgggGGCGTGGCGGCGGCTGTTTATCCCGAAG GCGCACTGCATCACCGGGCACACAGCACCACGCCGCACGATGGCCCCCACAGTACAACCAACCTGGGCAGCACCGTAGTAGGAGGCGGTCCGACGACAGTCGCCCAAGCTGCCGCTGCAGCCGTGGCCGCTGcggcagccgccgccgccctcCTGCCGTCGCCGGTTCCGCCGCACTTGTCGCCCCAGGTCGGTGGATTGCCGCTTGGAATTGTGAGTAGCCAATCG CCCCTGAGTGCGCCCGACCCTAATAATCATCTGTCATCGAGCATAAAAACGGAGGTGAAGGCCGAGTCAACGGAGGCGCCGTAG
- the CtBP gene encoding C-terminal-binding protein isoform X1, whose protein sequence is MDKNLMMPKRSRIDVKGSFANGPLQARPLVALLDGRDCSIEMPILKDVATVAFCDAQSTSEIHEKVLNEAVGALMWHTIILTKEDLEKFKALRIIVRIGSGTDNIDVKAAGELGIAVCNVPGYGVEEVADTTMCLILNLYRRTYWLANMVREGKKFTGPEQVREAAHGCARIRGDTLGLVGLGRIGSAVALRAKAFGFNVIFYDPYLPDGIDKSLGLTRVYTLQDLLFQSDCVSLHCTLNEHNHHLINEFTIKQMRPGAFLVNTARGGLVDDETLALALKQGRIRAAALDVHENEPYNVFQGALKDAPNLICTPHAAFFSDASATELREMAATEIRRAIVGNIPDVLRNCVNKEYFMRTPPAAAAGGVAAAVYPEGLNGGYYTGALHHRAHSTTPHDGPHSTTNLGSTVVGGGPTTVAQAAAAAVAAAAAAAALLPSPVPPHLSPQVGGLPLGIVSSQSPLSAPDPNNHLSSSIKTEVKAESTEAP, encoded by the exons ATGGACAAAAATCTGATGATGCCGAAGCGTTCGCGCATCGATGTCAAGGGCAGTTTTGCCAACGGACCGCTGCAAGCACGCCCATTGGTGGCCCTGCTCGATGGACGCGATTGCTCCATCGAGATGCCCATCCTGAAGGATGTGGCCACGGTGGCCTTTTGCGATGCACAGAGCACCTCCGAAATACACGAGAAG GTTCTCAACGAGGCAGTGGGAGCTCTGATGTGGCACACCATTATTTTGACAAAGGAGGATCTTGAGAAGTTCAAAGCTTTACGCATCATCGTGCGCATCGGCAGCGGCACAGACAACATCGACGTGAAGGCGGCGGGCGAACTGGGCATCGCAGTGTGCAATGTTCCCGGCTATGGAGTCGAGGAGGTGGCGGACACGACAATGTGCCTGATCCTCAACCTTTACCGGCGGACGTATTGGCTAGCGAACATGGTGCGCGAGGGCAAAAAGTTCACTGGACCCGAGCAAGTGCGGGAGGCAGCGCAT GGCTGTGCACGCATCCGCGGCGACACCTTGGGCCTGGTGGGACTGGGCCGCATCGGAAGCGCCGTGGCCCTGCGGGCAAAGGCGTTCGGCTTCAACGTCATCTTCTACGATCCCTACCTGCCCGACGGCATCGACAAGTCGCTGGGCCTCACTCGCGTCTACACGCTGCAGGACCTGCTTTTCCAGTCCGATTGCGTCTCACTGCATTGCACGCTCAATGAGCACAACCATCATTTAATCAATGAATTCACAATTAAACAG aTGCGACCTGGTGCATTTCTGGTGAACACCGCCCGCGGCGGTCTGGTTGATGACGAGACCCTGGCGTTGGCGCTGAAGCAGGGAAGGATAAGAGCTGCCGCCCTGGACGTTCACGAAAACGAACCTTACAATGTATTTCAA GGCGCACTGAAGGATGCCCCCAATTTGATTTGCACACCGCACGCCGCCTTCTTCAGCGACGCGTCCGCCACGGAGCTGCGCGAAATGGCAGCCACCGAGATCCGGCGGGCGATCGTCGGCAATATTCCAGACGTGCTGAGGAACTGCGTCAACAAGGAGTACTTCATGCGCACGCCgcctgccgctgccgccgggGGCGTGGCGGCGGCTGTTTATCCCGAAG GATTAAATGGCGGCTATTATACAGGCGCACTGCATCACCGGGCACACAGCACCACGCCGCACGATGGCCCCCACAGTACAACCAACCTGGGCAGCACCGTAGTAGGAGGCGGTCCGACGACAGTCGCCCAAGCTGCCGCTGCAGCCGTGGCCGCTGcggcagccgccgccgccctcCTGCCGTCGCCGGTTCCGCCGCACTTGTCGCCCCAGGTCGGTGGATTGCCGCTTGGAATTGTGAGTAGCCAATCG CCCCTGAGTGCGCCCGACCCTAATAATCATCTGTCATCGAGCATAAAAACGGAGGTGAAGGCCGAGTCAACGGAGGCGCCGTAG